Part of the Synechococcus sp. MU1617 genome, GTTCAACACTGGCTTGACCGGGGGTGAGCACGGTTGCGAAGACGCAAGGCCCCTTCGGAGTTTCACGCTGCTCAAGGGCTGAGGGATCAACACCGCAACGCTTGGCGAAACCGATCGCCGCAGGCCCTGGGATGCCGTCCTTGAAGGCCTGAGCCACAGGAGGGCCCTTGCGGTCTTCCTGAAGATCGGGCTGGCGGTCCTCCAGCTCAGCGACAGAGACCACCAGACGCCGGGGGGTGCCGAACACCAACACCGCTCCATGGGCCAGCCTTGCCTCACGCAGATCACGACTGACCCGCTGCTGCAGCTGATCAAGCGCTTGCCTGACGAAATCGGCAGGAAGCTCCTCGGTGCCGATTTCCAGAAGAAAGGTTGCCGTCACGCCAAGGTCAGAGCCGAAAGCGACTGTATTGGAAGCCGTTTCGCTACGTTCAAATCAAGAAAACCTTTTCGGGGTGGGGGAAGGCTCCTTGGCAGTGGTGGAATCAGGAACTCAATCGCTGTCCAAGGCGGAGCAGCGCAAGCTGGATAGCGACCATCTGCGCGACCCGTTGTTGAGCGAGCTCAGCAACGACGACGTTCGCTTCACGGAAGATGCTGTTCAACTGCTGAAGTTTCACGGCAGCTACCAACAGCACCACCGCGAACTGCGCAAGACAGACAAGGTCCGCAGTTGGCAAATGATGCTGCGGCTGCGCAGTCCGGGCGGACGCATCCCCGCCAGGCTGTTCCTCGCCCTCGATGACCTGTCCAACCGCCTTGGGGATGGCACCCTGCGAGCCACCACCCGTCAGGCCTTCCAGATGCACGGCATCGCCAAGGCCGATCTGAAAGAGGTGATCGGCACCATCGTTCGCAACATGGGCTCGACCCTGGCGGCCTGCGGCGATATCAACCGCAACGTGATGGCACCCCCAGCTCCTTTTGAGAAAGGCGGCTATCCCGTGGCACGGCGCCTCGCTGATGAAATTGCCGATCTGCTCAGCCCCGAGGCGGCCGAGGGGGCCTATCTCGACCTCTGGGTGGATGGTGACCTGAGTTATCGCTTCAAGCCCAGCCGAGCCGTTCAGAAGACCAGAAAGCGCCAAAGCGAAGGCGGCGTTTTTTCCGGCAGCACTGAAGAACCTCTCTACGGGGATACCTACCTGCCCCGGAAGTTCAAGGTGGCCGTCACCGTGCCAGGGGATAACTCCGTTGACCTGCTCACCCAGGACATCGGCCTGGTCGCCTTCACCGACCCCTCCGGCGAACTGCGGGGCTGCAACGTCTACGTGGGCGGTGGCATGGGTCGCACCCACAACAAGGAGGAAACCTTCGCTCGCACAGCGGATCCCTTGGGTTACGTCGATGCCGCCGACGTTCTGGATGTGGTTCAGGCGATCCTGGCTCTGCAACGGGACCACGGGGATCGGGAGGTTCGCAAGCACGCCCGCATGAAGTACCTGCTGCATGACAAGGGCATCCAATGGTTCCGCGACACCCTGTGTGCGACCTACTTCAAGGGAAGCCTCAAGGGGCTGCGCAATGAGCCGAAGGCCAAGCTGTTGGACTACCTCGGCTGGCATCGACAAAAGGCTGGGATGTGGTTTGTGGGACTGCCCCTGCTCTGCGGTCGTCTGAACGGAGAGCTCAAGGCAGGGCTCAGGCAGCTCGTGGAGACTTACCAGCTGGAGATTCGTCTCACCGCCAATCAAGACCTACTGCTGTGCAACATCGGCACCTCCCAGCGCGCCAGCATTCGAACCCAGCTGGAAGCCCTTGGGTTTGAGGTGCCTGAAGCTCCAGCCCGCCTGGCCAGACATGCCATCGCCTGCCCGGCCTTGCCCACCTGCGGCCTGGCGATCACCGAATCGGAGCGCATCCTTCCGGATGTACTGGATCGCCTTGATGCCCAGCTGCGGCGGCTCGAGATTGAGAAGTCTCTTCTGGTGCGCATGACCGGTTGCCCCAACGGCTGCGCTCGCCCTTACATGGCTGAGCTGGGATTGGTGGGCAACGGGGTCAACCAGTACCAGCTGTGGCTGGGCGGCACCCCGAACCTCCAGCGTCTTGCGCGCCCGTATATGGAGAAACTCCC contains:
- a CDS encoding NADPH-dependent assimilatory sulfite reductase hemoprotein subunit is translated as MGEGSLAVVESGTQSLSKAEQRKLDSDHLRDPLLSELSNDDVRFTEDAVQLLKFHGSYQQHHRELRKTDKVRSWQMMLRLRSPGGRIPARLFLALDDLSNRLGDGTLRATTRQAFQMHGIAKADLKEVIGTIVRNMGSTLAACGDINRNVMAPPAPFEKGGYPVARRLADEIADLLSPEAAEGAYLDLWVDGDLSYRFKPSRAVQKTRKRQSEGGVFSGSTEEPLYGDTYLPRKFKVAVTVPGDNSVDLLTQDIGLVAFTDPSGELRGCNVYVGGGMGRTHNKEETFARTADPLGYVDAADVLDVVQAILALQRDHGDREVRKHARMKYLLHDKGIQWFRDTLCATYFKGSLKGLRNEPKAKLLDYLGWHRQKAGMWFVGLPLLCGRLNGELKAGLRQLVETYQLEIRLTANQDLLLCNIGTSQRASIRTQLEALGFEVPEAPARLARHAIACPALPTCGLAITESERILPDVLDRLDAQLRRLEIEKSLLVRMTGCPNGCARPYMAELGLVGNGVNQYQLWLGGTPNLQRLARPYMEKLPLDDLEKTLEPLLLSWKAAGGRRSFGDHIEKLGDQEVSALLTASA